A single Lactuca sativa cultivar Salinas chromosome 8, Lsat_Salinas_v11, whole genome shotgun sequence DNA region contains:
- the LOC111876069 gene encoding dof zinc finger protein 1, translated as MDAAQWSEGLGVVKSMEEKKSIRPQKPQALNCPRCNSAHTKFCYYNNYSLSQPRYFCKTCRRYWTEGGSLRNVPVGGGSRRNKRSSSSSSSAVPSAAASISKNQHQMMMAPPAQSMITPQNPSSKTMILGQGIGSQGQGGQDLNLGYTNISLQFGSLPFNPNTTSTSSTQFSAMEFLKSGFADPREVMMNSLPNTMIMNSPAGLNFSLDGFENGGGNYHHHPQGGGSGVSNHQATMSTITTTAGTSANARVLFPFEDLKPISTSNSDLLEATRGQGESSSGYWGTGSGGLGGGSW; from the exons ATGGATGCTGCTCAGTGGTCGGAG GGATTGGGAGTGGTGAAATCCATGGAAGAAAAGAAAAGTATCAGACCACAAAAGCCACAAGCTTTGAACTGTCCAAGGTGCAATTCAGCGCACACAAAGTTTTGTTACTACAACAATTACAGCCTCTCTCAGCCAAGATACTTTTGCAAGACTTGTAGAAGGTACTGGACCGAAGGCGGATCTCTAAGAAACGTTCCGGTTGGCGGTGGTTCACGGAGGAACAAGCGATCgtcgtcgtcatcatcatcaGCAGTACCATCTGCAGCAGCTTCGATATCTAAAAATCAGCACCAGATGATGATGGCCCCACCAGCACAAAGCATGATCACACCACAAAACCCTAGCAGCAAGACAATGATCCTAGGTCAAGGTATAGGTAGTCAAGGTCAAGGTGGTCAAGACCTAAACCTAGGTTACACAAACATCTCTCTTCAATTTGGTAGCTTGCCATTCAATCCAAACACCACAAGCACCTCCAGTACTCAGTTCTCAGCCATGGAATTCTTGAAAAGTGGATTTGCTGATCCCAGAGAGGTGATGATGAACTCATTACCAAACACCATGATCATGAATTCTCCTGCAGGTTTGAATTTTTCTCTTGATGGATTTGAAAATGGTGGAGGTAATTATCACCATCATCCACAAGGAGGAGGTAGTGGGGTATCTAATCATCAAGCCACCATGAGTACTATCACCACAACTGCTGGTACAAGTGCAAATGCTAGGGTATTATTTCCCTTTGAAGACCTGAAGCCTATTTCAACATCAAATAGTGACTTGCTTGAGGCAACTAGAGGGCAAGGAGAATCTTCAAGTGGGTATTGGGGTACAGGTAGTGGAGGATTAGGAGGTGGATCATGGTAA